CGCGCGGAGCTGGTGCGCCTGGGAATTCCGGATGTCCTCCAGGATGCAACTACCCTTTGCACCAAAAAGGCGTCCACCGACTACTGCAAGATCCCGTTTCCCAACGGGGGATACGGATACAAGTGGCCCTCTCTCCAAGAGCTTCACGAGAAGCTTTTCAGGAGTGGATTTGACGATGCCCACGACGCAGGGACAGACGTGAAGGCAGGAGCCCGATGCTTTCTCGAACTGTCGAGGCGGGGTATAATCTCAGCATCGGACTGTGTCTCCCACCCCTCTGAACAAGAGGCAAATCTCTTTTCCTGCGAAAACACCTCAGTGGGGGGCAACTCACCCTTCTGAGATGTACTTCTTTCGAGGCATTCAGCCGCCTTCAATCACCAAACTCGTCCTTCGGGAAGCCCACCTCCAATCGGGTGTGATAGTCTCCGACAGCACTGTTCACCGCCTCCTGAAAGCGCTCTACGTAGGTAGCCCTCCTGCTACGGTCCCTAACATGGATAGAAAATCCATCATGTTGCCAAAGCACAATCCAAAATCGGGGGCTTTCTCCTGCCTCATCAGCCCTTTGAAGCTCACTCTCCGCTACGTCCAGGGCAGGGAGAAGCAACTTCAACTCCTTCGACTGAGCGAGTTGCGCAAGCACGCTCAGGGCATCAGTGTCACTGCTAAGCCTGATTTCTCGTCCAAAGGTATCCGTTGCCCTCCCTTGGTCTTCTATCTGGGCAATCTGGCTCTC
This genomic interval from Salinibacter grassmerensis contains the following:
- a CDS encoding 3'-5' exonuclease, giving the protein MRYLFFDTETTGLLPKPKPPVTDTDKWPRVVQIAWSHLSIDPYSIDRSLSYIIRPDGFTIPQDAAAVHGITTERAEAEGYPRGEVLEAFSKAVSASDVLVAHSMSFDRPVVRAELVRLGIPDVLQDATTLCTKKASTDYCKIPFPNGGYGYKWPSLQELHEKLFRSGFDDAHDAGTDVKAGARCFLELSRRGIISASDCVSHPSEQEANLFSCENTSVGGNSPF